The Hymenobacter baengnokdamensis genome includes a region encoding these proteins:
- a CDS encoding DUF4296 domain-containing protein, whose protein sequence is MKSPLTSFIPALGLLLALGSCARPEEVSPPPKLLTKQQMISLLIRFHLLESRLESGRFSPDSSRALFLSMQRDILWHYGIAEEDSSFQRSYYYYASHKKDLDDIYAGVIDSLDAQQKRMGGQPTVKHP, encoded by the coding sequence GTGAAATCGCCGCTGACCTCCTTTATTCCGGCGCTGGGCCTGCTCCTGGCCCTCGGTAGCTGTGCCCGCCCCGAAGAGGTGAGCCCTCCACCCAAGCTACTGACCAAGCAACAGATGATAAGCCTGCTTATCCGGTTTCATCTGCTGGAATCGCGGCTGGAATCGGGTCGGTTTTCGCCCGATTCCAGCCGGGCGCTGTTTCTGAGTATGCAGCGCGACATACTCTGGCACTACGGTATAGCCGAAGAGGATTCCTCTTTTCAGCGCAGCTATTACTACTACGCTTCTCACAAAAAGGACCTGGACGATATTTACGCCGGCGTTATCGACTCGCTCGATGCCCAGCAAAAGCGCATGGGCGGCCAGCCGACGGTGAAGCATCCGTAG
- a CDS encoding MATE family efflux transporter, whose amino-acid sequence MQAIKSHLRPTLLLAYPVVLSQLGHILVGVCDSVMVGHLGKLPLDAVGMGVSSTTLLLVLGLGISMGAVPRVAAANGRGDKEALGRLLVGTVWLNTLVGVLLAGFSQLLPLLLPHLHQAPEVVALATPWVRVVGLSLLPLMVFQGFREWAEGLGLTRQAMQLSIAANVLNALLCYALIFGHFGAPRLGLMGAAWATLIARIGMALLMGQFVLRTQLLRAKRPATMAEWLRPGLAELRGQLALGLPIGVQMMLEVGAFSFSYLMIGWIGVTPQAAHQIAINVASVTYMAATGIAAAATIRVGNLRGSGDMAGARQAGFAAYWLAFGFMGTMGLLLIVLRHSIPAFYNTDPAVVAQAATLLAIAAGFQVSDGLQVVGLGALRGLEDVKVPSVVALLAYWAIALPLGYGLGFGLGLGAPGIWLGLLTGLSLVAGVLLLRFRRESQPGKPTAKAGSSAQALTKAEELLVLSQPAG is encoded by the coding sequence ATGCAAGCTATAAAATCCCACCTTCGCCCTACCCTGCTCTTAGCTTATCCCGTGGTGCTCAGCCAGCTCGGGCATATCCTGGTGGGCGTGTGCGACTCGGTGATGGTGGGCCACCTTGGCAAGCTGCCGCTCGACGCCGTGGGCATGGGCGTGAGCTCGACCACGCTGCTGCTGGTGCTGGGCCTGGGCATCAGCATGGGCGCGGTGCCACGCGTGGCGGCCGCCAACGGGCGCGGCGATAAGGAGGCGCTGGGCCGGCTGCTGGTGGGCACCGTGTGGCTGAATACGCTGGTGGGCGTGCTGCTGGCCGGCTTCAGCCAGCTGCTGCCCCTGCTGCTGCCCCACCTGCACCAGGCCCCCGAGGTGGTGGCGCTGGCCACGCCCTGGGTGCGCGTAGTGGGCCTGTCGCTGCTGCCGCTGATGGTGTTTCAGGGCTTCCGCGAGTGGGCCGAAGGGCTGGGGCTGACCCGCCAGGCCATGCAGCTCTCCATTGCCGCCAACGTGCTCAATGCCCTGCTGTGCTACGCCCTGATTTTCGGCCATTTCGGGGCCCCGCGCCTGGGGCTGATGGGCGCCGCCTGGGCCACGCTCATTGCCCGTATCGGCATGGCCCTGCTGATGGGGCAGTTTGTATTGCGCACCCAGCTGCTACGGGCCAAGCGCCCAGCCACTATGGCCGAGTGGCTGCGGCCGGGCCTGGCCGAGCTGCGCGGGCAGCTGGCGCTGGGCCTGCCCATCGGCGTGCAAATGATGCTCGAAGTGGGAGCATTCAGCTTTTCGTATTTAATGATTGGCTGGATTGGCGTTACGCCCCAGGCGGCCCATCAGATTGCCATAAACGTGGCCTCGGTGACGTATATGGCCGCCACGGGCATTGCGGCGGCAGCTACCATTCGGGTGGGCAACCTGCGCGGCAGCGGCGATATGGCCGGGGCCCGGCAGGCTGGCTTTGCTGCCTACTGGCTGGCTTTTGGGTTTATGGGCACGATGGGCCTGCTGCTGATTGTGTTGCGGCATAGTATTCCTGCCTTTTATAATACTGACCCGGCCGTGGTAGCGCAGGCTGCCACGCTGCTGGCCATTGCGGCCGGCTTTCAGGTATCCGACGGCTTGCAGGTGGTGGGCCTGGGCGCCCTGCGGGGCCTCGAAGACGTAAAGGTGCCCTCGGTAGTAGCCCTGCTGGCTTACTGGGCTATTGCCCTGCCACTGGGCTACGGCCTGGGCTTTGGGCTTGGCCTGGGCGCGCCGGGCATCTGGCTGGGCCTGCTCACGGGCCTGAGCCTGGTAGCCGGTGTGCTGCTGCTGCGCTTTCGGCGCGAAAGCCAGCCGGGCAAGCCTACTGCCAAAGCGGGCAGCTCAGCGCAAGCGCTTACCAAGGCTGAAGAACTGCTGGTGCTGAGCCAGCCCGCTGGCTAA
- a CDS encoding DUF922 domain-containing protein, whose product MLIALFAPGPAAAQQVKLPAGAIRWSANRPLTVADFKGRPKTSEGHAALTSANINTGATCHANVFSGTAQASFDPATSWVRDPARMTPALLRHEQLHFDIAEVYARRLRQQLGALRISCSQLGTTFDRVSQAAYSAWQQAEDAYDRDTNHGLLHERQAQWETQVQQQLRELAPFAEKDA is encoded by the coding sequence TTGTTAATAGCCCTTTTCGCACCCGGCCCGGCCGCCGCGCAGCAGGTGAAGCTGCCGGCTGGGGCCATCCGCTGGTCGGCCAACCGCCCCCTCACGGTGGCTGATTTTAAAGGACGGCCCAAAACGAGCGAAGGCCATGCGGCGCTCACCTCGGCCAATATCAACACCGGGGCTACCTGCCACGCCAACGTGTTTTCGGGCACGGCCCAGGCCAGCTTCGACCCGGCTACGTCGTGGGTGCGCGACCCGGCCCGCATGACGCCCGCCCTGCTGCGCCACGAGCAGCTGCACTTCGATATTGCGGAGGTATATGCCCGCCGCCTGCGTCAGCAGCTGGGCGCGCTGCGAATTTCCTGCAGCCAGCTGGGTACTACCTTCGACCGCGTGAGCCAGGCGGCCTACTCGGCCTGGCAGCAGGCCGAAGATGCCTACGACCGCGACACCAACCACGGCCTGCTGCACGAGCGCCAGGCCCAATGGGAAACCCAGGTGCAGCAGCAGCTCCGCGAGCTGGCCCCTTTTGCCGAAAAAGATGCCTGA
- a CDS encoding aconitate hydratase, translated as MAFDLDMIRAVYAGLGARIEAARTAVGRPLTLTEKILYAHLYGGKVGASYQRGISYVDFTPDRVAMQDATAQMALLQFMQAGKDKTAVPSTVHCDHLIQAKDGATEDLAVANDENKEVYDFLASVSNKYGIGFWKPGAGIIHQVVLENYAFPGGMMIGTDSHTPNAGGLGMIAIGVGGADAVDVMAGMPWELKFPKVIGVKLTGKMSGWTSAKDVILKVAGILTVKGGTGAIVEYFGEGAESLSATGKGTICNMGAEIGATTSVFGYDEKMGDYLRSTDRADIADMAKGVAQHLRADDEVYANPANFYDQLIEIDLNTLEPYVNGPFTPDAAWPISQFAAAVKEHGWPEKLEVGLIGSCTNSSYEDITRAASIAKQAVDKGLHVAAEFTITPGSEQVRYTVARDGLLDTFAEMGGVVLANACGPCIGQWARHTDDPKRRNSIITSFNRNFAKRNDGNPNTHAFVASPEIVTAFAIAGSLTFNPLTDTLPGKNGAVKFDEPTGVELPPSGFAVEDAGFQAPAADGSTVQVLVDRNSDRLQLLEPFKPWEGTDLLGLRVLIKALGKCTTDHISMAGPWLKFRGHLDNISNNMLIGATNAYTGETNAVKDSGTQGSPYVPVPQAARVLKSIGIGSIVVGDENYGEGSSREHAAMEPRHLGVRAVLVKSFARIHETNLKKQGMLALTFANKADYDLIEEDDQIDILGLTSFAPGQPLQVRLRHSDGDTDLITVNHTYNEGQIGWFKAGSALNLIKLQAQGVAV; from the coding sequence ATGGCGTTTGACCTTGATATGATTCGGGCCGTGTACGCGGGCCTCGGCGCGCGCATCGAAGCCGCCCGCACGGCCGTCGGCCGGCCGCTCACGCTCACCGAAAAAATCCTTTATGCTCACCTCTACGGGGGCAAAGTCGGCGCTTCCTACCAGCGCGGCATAAGCTACGTCGATTTTACCCCCGACCGCGTAGCCATGCAGGATGCCACCGCCCAGATGGCGCTGCTACAGTTTATGCAGGCCGGCAAGGACAAAACAGCCGTTCCCTCGACCGTACACTGCGACCACCTGATTCAGGCTAAGGACGGCGCCACCGAAGACCTCGCCGTAGCCAACGACGAGAACAAGGAAGTTTACGATTTTCTGGCTTCGGTTTCGAATAAGTATGGCATTGGCTTCTGGAAGCCGGGCGCGGGCATTATTCACCAGGTAGTGCTCGAAAACTACGCCTTCCCCGGCGGCATGATGATTGGCACCGACTCGCACACCCCCAACGCGGGTGGCCTGGGCATGATTGCCATTGGCGTGGGCGGCGCCGATGCTGTGGACGTAATGGCCGGGATGCCCTGGGAGCTGAAGTTCCCGAAGGTGATTGGCGTAAAGCTGACCGGCAAGATGAGCGGCTGGACCTCGGCCAAAGACGTGATTCTGAAAGTAGCTGGTATTCTGACCGTAAAAGGCGGTACCGGCGCCATCGTGGAGTATTTTGGCGAAGGCGCGGAAAGCCTGAGCGCCACTGGCAAAGGCACCATCTGCAACATGGGCGCCGAAATCGGGGCTACCACCTCGGTATTTGGCTACGATGAGAAGATGGGCGACTACCTGCGCAGCACCGACCGCGCCGATATTGCCGACATGGCGAAAGGCGTGGCCCAGCACCTGCGCGCCGACGACGAGGTGTACGCTAACCCGGCCAATTTCTACGACCAACTCATCGAGATTGACCTCAATACCCTGGAGCCTTACGTGAACGGCCCGTTTACGCCCGACGCCGCCTGGCCGATTTCGCAGTTTGCCGCCGCCGTAAAGGAGCACGGCTGGCCCGAGAAGCTGGAAGTGGGCCTCATTGGCTCGTGCACCAACTCCAGCTACGAAGACATTACCCGCGCCGCCAGCATCGCCAAGCAGGCCGTGGATAAGGGCCTGCACGTAGCGGCCGAGTTTACCATCACGCCCGGCTCGGAGCAGGTGCGCTACACCGTGGCCCGCGACGGTCTGCTCGACACCTTCGCCGAGATGGGCGGTGTGGTGCTGGCCAATGCCTGCGGGCCGTGCATCGGCCAGTGGGCCCGCCACACCGATGACCCCAAGCGCCGTAACTCCATCATTACGAGCTTCAACCGCAACTTTGCCAAGCGCAACGACGGCAACCCAAACACGCATGCGTTCGTGGCTTCGCCCGAAATCGTAACGGCTTTCGCCATCGCCGGCAGCTTGACCTTTAATCCGCTCACCGATACGCTGCCCGGCAAAAACGGCGCGGTGAAGTTCGACGAGCCCACCGGCGTAGAGCTGCCCCCGTCCGGCTTTGCCGTGGAAGACGCGGGCTTCCAGGCCCCGGCGGCCGATGGCAGCACCGTACAGGTGTTGGTAGACCGTAACTCGGACCGCCTCCAACTGCTGGAACCCTTCAAACCCTGGGAAGGTACCGACCTGCTGGGGTTGCGGGTGCTCATCAAGGCGCTCGGCAAGTGCACCACCGACCACATCAGCATGGCCGGCCCGTGGCTCAAGTTCCGCGGGCACCTGGATAATATTTCCAACAACATGCTCATCGGCGCCACCAATGCCTACACCGGCGAAACCAACGCTGTGAAGGACAGTGGTACCCAGGGCTCGCCCTACGTGCCGGTGCCCCAGGCCGCCCGCGTGCTTAAGAGCATCGGCATCGGCTCGATTGTGGTAGGCGACGAGAACTACGGCGAAGGCAGCTCGCGCGAGCACGCCGCCATGGAGCCCCGCCACCTCGGCGTGCGCGCCGTGCTGGTGAAAAGCTTCGCCCGGATTCACGAAACCAACCTCAAGAAGCAGGGGATGCTGGCTCTCACCTTCGCCAATAAGGCCGACTACGACCTCATCGAAGAAGATGACCAGATTGACATCCTGGGCCTCACGAGCTTCGCTCCCGGCCAGCCGCTGCAAGTGCGCCTGCGCCACTCCGACGGTGACACTGACCTCATCACCGTCAACCACACCTACAACGAAGGCCAGATTGGCTGGTTTAAAGCCGGCTCGGCTCTGAACCTGATTAAGTTGCAGGCACAGGGTGTGGCAGTGTAA
- a CDS encoding TerC family protein, protein MENTPLFWILFNLLIIGLLLLDLLVLNRRAHAVKLREALGWSIFWITLSLGFNFLVYRTMGHEAGLQWLTGYLIEKALSIDNLFVFLLIFTYFKVPAEYQHRILFWGVLGALVLRGIFILAGAALLVKFHFLLYILGAFLVYTGVRMALSGSDEPEIEPNNNPVVRLLSRHLPITRQLDGGRFFTRRDGLRFATPLLVVLVMIETTDVVFAADSIPAILAVSRNTFVVYTSNVFALLGLRALYFALASLMTLFHYLHYGLALILVFIGGKLLTDDLLRVQFNRELPMPVSLGVVGLLLLGSIGASLLWPRKNG, encoded by the coding sequence ATGGAAAACACACCCCTGTTCTGGATTTTATTCAATCTACTTATAATTGGGCTCTTACTGCTCGATTTACTGGTGCTGAACCGCCGGGCCCACGCCGTCAAGCTCCGCGAGGCGCTGGGCTGGAGCATCTTCTGGATTACGCTTTCACTGGGCTTCAACTTCCTGGTGTACCGCACCATGGGCCACGAGGCCGGCCTGCAATGGCTAACGGGCTACCTCATCGAAAAGGCCCTGAGCATAGATAACCTGTTTGTATTCCTGCTCATTTTCACCTACTTTAAGGTACCAGCCGAGTATCAGCACCGCATTCTGTTCTGGGGCGTGCTGGGGGCGCTGGTGCTGCGCGGCATATTTATTCTGGCGGGGGCCGCGCTGCTGGTAAAGTTTCATTTTTTACTTTATATACTCGGCGCTTTTCTGGTATACACCGGCGTTCGCATGGCCCTGAGCGGCAGCGATGAGCCCGAAATCGAGCCCAACAACAATCCGGTAGTGCGGCTGCTGAGCCGGCACCTGCCCATCACGCGGCAGCTTGATGGCGGCCGGTTTTTTACCCGGCGCGACGGCCTGCGCTTTGCCACGCCCCTACTGGTGGTGCTGGTGATGATAGAAACTACCGACGTGGTTTTTGCGGCCGATTCTATCCCGGCTATCCTGGCCGTTTCGCGCAATACGTTCGTGGTGTATACCTCTAATGTATTTGCGCTGCTGGGGCTGCGGGCGCTGTATTTTGCCCTGGCCAGCCTCATGACGCTTTTTCACTACCTGCACTATGGGCTGGCGCTTATTCTGGTTTTTATCGGTGGCAAGCTGCTGACCGACGACCTTTTGCGCGTGCAGTTTAACCGGGAGCTACCCATGCCGGTTTCACTGGGCGTGGTAGGCCTGCTGCTGCTGGGCTCCATTGGCGCCTCGCTGCTGTGGCCCCGGAAAAACGGGTAA
- a CDS encoding SIR2 family NAD-dependent protein deacylase, with protein sequence MPHLVALTGAGVSAESGIRTFRDTNGLWEEHRIEDVATPEAFARNPALVLDFYNKRRAQARTVAPNAAHLALAGFEQAPGWTVSIITQNVDDLHERAGSTQVLHLHGMLNKMRSVKSETTVFDCPGDIEVGDLAPDGGQLRPHIVWFGEMVPAIEEAAELVATADVLLVVGTSLQVYPAAGLLHYAPASCPVYVIDPHQPEVSGRRHVQYVVQPASIGVPQVLQQI encoded by the coding sequence ATGCCTCATCTCGTAGCACTTACCGGCGCGGGCGTATCGGCCGAGAGCGGAATTCGCACGTTTCGCGACACCAATGGCCTTTGGGAAGAGCATCGGATTGAGGATGTAGCCACGCCCGAGGCCTTTGCCCGCAACCCGGCGCTGGTGCTCGACTTTTATAACAAGCGGCGTGCCCAGGCCCGCACCGTAGCGCCCAACGCGGCGCACCTAGCCCTCGCCGGCTTTGAGCAGGCGCCGGGCTGGACGGTCAGCATTATTACCCAAAATGTGGATGACCTGCACGAGCGGGCCGGCTCTACGCAGGTGCTGCACCTGCACGGTATGCTGAATAAAATGCGCTCGGTGAAAAGCGAAACCACCGTTTTTGACTGTCCGGGCGACATTGAGGTGGGCGACCTGGCCCCCGACGGCGGCCAGCTGCGCCCGCACATCGTGTGGTTTGGCGAAATGGTGCCCGCCATTGAGGAAGCCGCCGAGCTGGTGGCTACCGCCGATGTGCTGCTTGTGGTGGGCACTTCCCTGCAGGTGTACCCGGCGGCCGGGCTGCTGCACTACGCGCCCGCCAGCTGCCCGGTGTACGTTATCGACCCGCACCAGCCCGAAGTAAGCGGCCGCCGCCACGTACAATATGTGGTGCAGCCGGCAAGCATCGGCGTGCCGCAGGTGCTGCAGCAAATCTGA
- a CDS encoding DUF58 domain-containing protein — translation MPPAAPPSAQLPASLTALVRRLRHLEIRMRQAVEAQLQGNFGSVFRGNGLEFDDVRLYQYGDEVRAIDWAVSSKGHGTFVKTYKEEREQQVLVALDVSASQRVGGGPAGSQCKLDLGRDLAGVLALAAARQDSALGMLAFSDQKELYLPPAKGLRAAYALLQRLYGLRPASEHTSLSAGIRQLLGLLRRRSLVILISDFIDENYERELSMLARQHDLVVVQLVAPQEAAFPALGIVPLRDAETGLLRWVDTSAPAFQNQYRAQTDARQLALRTLCRRQRVSLLLLRTDEDFVPQLVGLFRQRRG, via the coding sequence ATGCCGCCCGCCGCCCCGCCATCTGCCCAGCTTCCTGCCAGCCTTACGGCACTGGTGCGCCGCCTGCGCCACCTCGAAATAAGAATGCGCCAGGCGGTAGAGGCCCAGCTGCAGGGCAACTTCGGCTCCGTATTTCGGGGCAACGGCCTGGAGTTTGACGACGTGCGCCTCTATCAGTATGGCGATGAGGTGCGGGCCATTGACTGGGCCGTGAGCAGTAAAGGCCACGGCACCTTTGTAAAAACCTACAAGGAAGAGCGCGAGCAGCAGGTGCTGGTAGCCCTCGACGTGAGCGCCTCGCAGCGCGTGGGCGGCGGCCCCGCCGGCAGCCAGTGCAAGCTTGACCTGGGCCGCGACCTGGCCGGGGTGCTGGCCCTGGCCGCCGCCCGCCAGGATTCGGCGCTGGGAATGCTGGCTTTTTCGGACCAGAAAGAGCTGTACCTGCCCCCGGCCAAGGGGTTGCGGGCGGCCTACGCCCTGCTGCAACGCCTCTATGGGCTGCGGCCGGCCTCGGAGCATACCAGCCTGAGCGCGGGTATCCGCCAGCTGCTGGGCCTGCTGCGCCGGCGCAGCCTGGTTATTCTTATCTCCGATTTTATCGACGAAAACTACGAGCGGGAGCTTAGCATGCTGGCCCGGCAGCACGACCTGGTAGTGGTGCAGCTGGTGGCACCGCAGGAAGCCGCCTTTCCGGCGCTGGGCATTGTACCCCTGCGCGATGCCGAAACCGGCCTGCTGCGCTGGGTCGACACGTCGGCCCCGGCTTTCCAGAACCAGTACCGGGCCCAGACCGATGCCCGGCAGCTGGCCCTGCGCACCCTGTGCCGCCGCCAGCGCGTGAGCCTGCTGCTGCTGCGTACCGACGAAGACTTTGTGCCGCAGCTGGTGGGACTGTTTCGGCAGCGACGGGGATAA
- a CDS encoding TIGR02117 family protein yields MSPLLRKSLKITACTLGALVGAVGVYLGSAYVLSRIPVAKQPTAEPATIPLFIYSNGVHTDLVLPVRTRFIDWSQQLPYGNTQAADTTYHYIGIGWGDKGFYLDTPTWAQLKASTAIKAGFWLSTSAMHTTFYREADLQLGPECVALHLTPTQYQQLIAYIQKSFRRDAAGQFTWLPGHSYAAHDAFYEANNRYSILNTCNTWTNNGLKMSGQKASLWTPFDTGILYQYR; encoded by the coding sequence ATGTCGCCTTTACTGCGCAAATCGCTAAAAATAACTGCCTGCACGCTGGGTGCGCTGGTGGGGGCCGTGGGCGTGTATCTGGGCTCGGCGTATGTGCTGTCGCGTATTCCGGTGGCTAAGCAGCCGACCGCGGAGCCGGCCACCATCCCGCTGTTTATCTACTCCAACGGGGTGCATACCGACCTGGTGCTGCCCGTCAGAACCCGGTTTATCGACTGGAGCCAGCAGCTGCCCTATGGCAACACGCAGGCCGCCGATACCACCTATCACTATATCGGCATCGGGTGGGGCGATAAGGGGTTTTACCTCGATACCCCAACCTGGGCACAGCTCAAAGCCAGCACGGCTATCAAGGCCGGCTTCTGGCTGAGTACTTCGGCTATGCACACCACCTTTTACCGCGAGGCCGACCTGCAGCTCGGCCCCGAATGCGTAGCGCTGCACCTCACGCCCACGCAATATCAGCAGCTGATTGCCTATATTCAAAAAAGCTTCCGCCGCGACGCCGCGGGCCAGTTTACCTGGCTGCCCGGCCACAGCTACGCCGCCCACGATGCGTTCTACGAAGCCAACAACCGCTACAGCATCCTCAATACCTGCAACACCTGGACGAATAACGGCTTGAAGATGAGCGGCCAGAAAGCCAGCCTCTGGACACCTTTTGATACCGGAATTCTCTACCAGTACCGGTAG
- the egtD gene encoding L-histidine N(alpha)-methyltransferase yields the protein MNQLAEHLAQGFSQTPKTLSSKYFYDAAGSRLFQQIMSLPEYYPTRTELGIFQEQGAAIGRALAAGATTGQPLAVVELGAGDGLKTKLLLRELLAQPVALTYVPVDISPSAIEELTSSLQQELPGLATEPLVAEYGEALTALAAQPGAKAVLFLGSNIGNFAPAEQLDFLRNLARPLTPADRLLVGFDLRKDPRRIRAAYDDAQGITAEFNFNLLRRLNAEAGTDFQLADWQHFPDYDPATGAMRSWLVSRRAQTVRVAALAGQAFEIAAWEAIQTESSYKFTLPQITGLAAGAGLRVVQVFQDAAGDFADVVLAVAG from the coding sequence TTGAATCAACTTGCTGAACATCTGGCCCAAGGCTTCAGCCAAACGCCGAAGACCTTGTCGTCCAAATATTTCTACGATGCAGCCGGCAGCCGGCTGTTTCAGCAGATAATGAGCCTGCCCGAGTATTACCCTACGCGTACGGAGTTGGGTATTTTTCAGGAGCAGGGCGCGGCAATCGGGCGGGCGCTGGCAGCGGGTGCCACCACCGGGCAGCCCCTGGCCGTGGTGGAGCTGGGGGCGGGCGACGGGCTAAAAACCAAGCTGCTACTGCGTGAGCTGCTTGCCCAGCCGGTAGCGCTCACCTACGTGCCGGTTGATATCTCCCCCTCCGCTATTGAGGAGCTGACCAGCTCGCTGCAACAGGAGCTGCCCGGCCTGGCCACCGAGCCGCTGGTAGCCGAGTACGGGGAAGCGCTCACGGCGCTGGCGGCGCAGCCGGGGGCAAAGGCCGTGCTGTTTCTGGGCTCCAACATCGGCAATTTCGCGCCCGCCGAGCAGCTCGATTTTTTGCGCAACCTGGCCCGGCCGCTCACCCCGGCCGACCGCCTGCTGGTGGGCTTCGACCTGCGCAAGGACCCGCGCCGCATTCGGGCGGCTTACGACGATGCCCAGGGCATCACGGCTGAGTTTAACTTCAACCTGCTGCGCCGCCTCAACGCCGAAGCCGGGACTGATTTTCAGCTCGCAGACTGGCAGCATTTCCCTGACTATGACCCCGCCACCGGGGCCATGCGCTCGTGGCTGGTGAGCCGCCGCGCCCAGACCGTACGCGTGGCGGCGCTGGCCGGCCAGGCTTTTGAAATTGCGGCCTGGGAGGCCATTCAAACCGAAAGCTCATACAAATTTACCCTGCCTCAGATTACGGGGCTGGCCGCGGGCGCCGGCCTGCGCGTGGTGCAGGTCTTCCAGGATGCGGCCGGCGACTTCGCCGACGTGGTGCTGGCCGTGGCCGGCTAA
- a CDS encoding aldo/keto reductase, with the protein MNHRTLGKTGFSISEISLGTWQVGGRWGEPFSHANADRILNAAVDAGINFIDTADVYGDGESEKAVGRLVRSRSGERIIVATKCGRRLQPHTADAYQPAALRGFVEDSLRNMQLETLDLVQLHCPPTEVYYRPDIFELFDRLKEEGKILNLGVSVEKVEEGLKAIEYPNVTTVQVIFNMFRQRPAELFFKEAQRRNVGLIVRVPLASGLLTGKFSPQTTFNKDDHRNFNRDGAAFDKGETFAGVDYNTGLAAVEELKKVFPGQPQLAPLALRWILMFPEVSCIIPGASRPEQLLSNLKTEELPALTSEQLAAVRGIYDRMIRPLVHQLW; encoded by the coding sequence ATGAACCACCGCACTCTTGGCAAAACCGGCTTCTCCATCTCTGAAATCAGCCTTGGCACCTGGCAGGTGGGCGGCAGGTGGGGCGAGCCATTCAGCCACGCCAATGCCGACCGCATTCTGAACGCCGCCGTGGATGCGGGCATCAACTTCATCGACACGGCCGACGTGTATGGCGACGGGGAAAGCGAAAAAGCGGTAGGCCGGCTTGTGCGCAGCCGCTCGGGCGAGCGGATAATTGTCGCTACCAAGTGCGGCCGGCGCTTGCAGCCCCACACGGCCGACGCCTACCAGCCCGCCGCGCTACGCGGCTTCGTCGAAGACAGCCTGCGCAACATGCAGCTCGAAACCCTCGACCTTGTGCAGCTGCACTGCCCGCCCACCGAAGTATATTACCGCCCCGATATATTTGAGCTGTTCGACCGACTCAAAGAGGAAGGCAAAATTCTTAACCTGGGGGTAAGCGTCGAAAAGGTGGAGGAGGGCCTCAAGGCCATCGAATACCCGAACGTGACTACCGTACAGGTGATTTTCAATATGTTTCGGCAGCGGCCGGCCGAGCTGTTTTTCAAGGAGGCGCAGCGGCGCAATGTTGGCCTGATTGTGCGGGTGCCGCTGGCCAGTGGCCTGCTCACGGGTAAGTTTTCGCCCCAGACGACTTTCAACAAAGACGACCACCGTAATTTCAACCGCGACGGCGCAGCCTTCGACAAGGGTGAAACCTTCGCGGGCGTGGACTACAACACCGGCCTGGCGGCCGTGGAGGAGCTGAAAAAGGTGTTCCCTGGCCAGCCACAGCTAGCCCCGCTGGCTTTGCGCTGGATACTGATGTTTCCGGAGGTAAGCTGCATTATTCCGGGTGCTTCCAGGCCCGAGCAGCTGCTTTCCAACTTGAAAACAGAAGAGCTGCCGGCACTGACAAGTGAGCAGCTGGCGGCCGTGCGCGGTATTTACGACCGCATGATTCGGCCGCTCGTGCATCAGTTGTGGTAA
- a CDS encoding tRNA-binding protein, whose protein sequence is MPEQPPSDVISVADFERVALHVGTIVEAREFPQARRPAYQLLIDFGPAIGLKKSSAQLTHHYTPATLQGRQVLAVLNFPPRQIGPFHSEVLVLGAPDADGHTVLVAVAAPVPNGSRIY, encoded by the coding sequence ATGCCTGAGCAGCCTCCTTCTGACGTGATAAGCGTAGCCGATTTTGAGCGCGTTGCCCTGCACGTGGGCACCATTGTGGAAGCCCGTGAGTTTCCACAGGCCCGCCGCCCGGCCTACCAGCTGCTCATTGACTTTGGCCCCGCAATCGGCCTGAAAAAATCGAGCGCCCAGCTTACGCATCATTACACGCCCGCTACGCTGCAGGGCCGGCAGGTGCTGGCCGTGCTCAACTTTCCGCCCCGGCAGATTGGCCCATTCCACTCGGAAGTGCTGGTGCTCGGGGCCCCCGATGCCGATGGCCACACGGTGCTCGTGGCCGTGGCCGCGCCGGTGCCCAATGGCAGCCGCATTTACTGA